AATCGACGAGTGGTTGCTGGACCGGCCGACAGAGTCGATGCGCGGCATGCTGCTGGAGCTGATGGAGCGCCGCTACGGCGAAACATCGACGGTCTTCTGCACCCAGTACTCGCAGAAGGACTGGCACCAGCGCCTCGGCTCCGGTATTCACGCGGACGCGATCATGGACCGGATCATCCACAACACGATCTGGGTTGAGACGGGCACCTACAACATGAGGGAGCACACCGCGCTGGCCAGCGCGTAATCGATGACGGAGAGCGTCAGTGGCTCCCAGCCACACCACCACTGGCGCTCTCCCGCACGATCAGTGGTGCTGAACCGCACGATTGGGT
This genomic window from Arthrobacter sp. 24S4-2 contains:
- a CDS encoding ATP-binding protein, which produces MTRQQNVVFQGFTGSGKSYLGCAIAKRACEHRIRAHYVRMPDLEEAWVAAQDTPGGAGKFLRKYAAFTLLVIDEWLLDRPTESMRGMLLELMERRYGETSTVFCTQYSQKDWHQRLGSGIHADAIMDRIIHNTIWVETGTYNMREHTALASA